The region TTGAATCTAGCGAAACACCTGACTTCTTTCAGCAATTCAAGGTAAGAAAGTTTCAGTTTACTGTCACTGGTGTAACATGTTGTACATGACCTGAATATAGTTCTTTTAGTTGGGCTTGAGAGCTATCTTACTATGCATGTAGAGGTGTAAGCTTTTAACGCCGGGCTCATACCGGCTCGGGCTGACTACGGTGCAGCTCTGGTCTTCATCTAGTCCAGATTGCTGCTAAAGTGCCACTCACATTTACTCTGGTAGACACTGCGGTGCCCTCCGTTCCGGCTGCGGAAACCCACACATTGACCAGAGAGTGCTCTGGCATCTGCAGTGTCAGGAAAATAAGTTAGATCTCAAACTAATTATTTCCATTGTGCTGGACGGCCTCGGTAGCCCGAGCTAatgtgagcctacaacagggatttcatTCTTGTGGAATGCTTCCGGAGGCTGCACCGGAGCTGTTCAGGATTCAATGTAAGCCTAGGGTTATACCCGCCCCGTTACGTGAACAGGGTTGGTTAGCTAATGTAACAATACCATCATAGTACCTGACATACGTGATGGTCTCAGAGCTTATGTTATTTGAACCATTACACTGTAAAACTCAGAGCCGACGGGCCATTTGGGGCCCACACTACAACCACGGTTCcaacacaaaaatggaattTTGTTAATTATGTGCTTATTTGTAAGCGcagtattgtttgtttttatataatgGTACTTTGTACTTTGATTCTTTTTTTAGTGTATAGTTATCTCAGTGAtcttaaatattttcaaaatattagtaCATTTAAAGTAGATGGGttctgttttttattcatttcaggATCGAATAGGGAAAACACAAAACCTAATCCCCTTACCAAAATTGTAACAAAACTGAAATGTGTCAACATTTATTCAAATGTTATTCTAGCTCGATCTCTACGAGAGGTGCTAAATAGTTACATCACAAATTGCCAAACACATTTTGAACACTCCTGAACACGCCAGCAGGTGACTAATCCTGGAATAATTTCAGCACAGCTCACCCAGACATGAAATACAATATATTCTGGCTAATCCCCAAATTTGAATGGCCGTGGTGGAGAATTCCCCTGAGAACTTTGACGGAAGAGGAAAGAatggcacagaaaaaaaaatctcttcctGGCatatttgatgacatcatacagGAAATGAGGCAGGAAGTGTAGAAAGTTAGGGAGAAAACCACAAACCCACTGACCACATCATGACTTTCAAAGGTGACCTTTGCCAGGCGGATTGACATCATGCGCTGCCTTCATGCTTTTAAAGAGCGTCTTTGTGCTGGCTGATTGGTTTGTGCAGTGCATCATGACAATGTATATGCCATAATTAGGAGGCTCATATGTCATTCCATCTGAGACGTCACGGAAAGCCGACTGTTCTCCCAGCTGTGCTGCCGAAACCTTCCGACCTTCAACCCCTGAACTCGTCACAGTAATTAACTTATGGCCACTTTCATGACAGACTGTGTAGTTCCAAGAGTGTGTGCTCACGCCTCAACTTGTGTGTCCTTAACCACAAGTGAAATGTCAGGGCTGACACATAAAGAAGCGCATTAGTCACACAGGAAGCGAATACGCGTGCAGCAAGAGTTAGTCACCAGAAGACTAGCCGTGTACTCTCAttattgtgttaatattttggtttGGAAGACGCTCAAGTTCATGCGCTTGCCAAAAATGTCCCAATAAATCACACAAATATTTGTTAACATTTTCACTAAAATAATCAGTGGATCAATTAGCAGTCAATTAATTATGTCTGCAGCAGCACTTAAGTGTTAGTTGTGggtttttccaggagcattttgaaGTAGAAAGGCATTTATGATGCCTTCAAGATGGCTGCTAAGTAGGAAACTTCCAACTTGGAGCTCACAAAGTCCAACTCCAGAGAATCTAATTTGagcattaacaaaaaaacatggcagatGACCACAACAAGGTACtttccccccctaaaaaaagtctaaaatagACAGCATGTCTATTATTTCACGATCTACAGAGGATTTATGCATGAAAATTAACAGGAGGTTAAAGACTTCAgttgaatgtaaacaaacatggctgacaaccatgatattgacccaaatataagactaGAAGagtattttgttttaaatgtatcAAAAACAGGTTGTATTTATTCTGGATCTAGAGAAGATTTATTACTGACGACCATTTTTGTCTCGAAAGCTATTTTTCCAAGAAAATGTGTATTGAATACGAGAGGTTCATTGTATATTTGGGTCAGAATGGTATTGATGGTTGCAGACAAGTAGTGTACTTCCTATTGTCTTTGATAATTcaagataaaaataataaacaatcaaTTCCATACCGCCATAGTATTATTAGTACACCAATCTCCTGAACTAATTTCGATCAGCACCATGGAAAACCACCTCCTACATTTTGAGATGTACTGTAaattcatgcattattcactcAAAGTAAAAGTAAGTAAAGAAAGAAATCAAATATTTTGCATTGGTGGTAATGCTAATCCTATCATGCATAAACGTGCATCATGTAAGTGGAACACGTTTCTAATGTTGGTGCAGCAGCAGTGACGCACTGATACATGTGTCATGTATCTTTGAATACGAGCGCCCCGTCACCAACCCCCCACCGCAATGGCTCACCGTTCCCGTCTTGACTGCGGCGACAATGaacttttagaaaaaaaatccccccaacCCAACAAACGGCAAAGAGCTTTCGCCCAACAGCTGCTTCCTGCTGGATGTGCTCCTTTGACCTTGCTTCGCCGTCTGATACGTAGGACGCACTTCCTGCTTTGGGTTTCCCTGTGACTCTTTTTgacatcatccatcatcatatCAATGAAAGGCCAGACGGCAACACAATCTctcttgaatgcatcacagcatGGAGTGTCAATGTGTCACCGCTCcctgtctcttttttttaaagaggtaACTGTAGCCTTGGGCGGCCTGGAATGATAATGACTCCGCCCTTATTAGTCTGGCAGATATCCTTTCAGGAAGACACTTTTTTGCCCATACTGGTACACTTGGGGCTGATGTGTAAATGGGATAATTTATACAATCTTTCCTTCTCAATGAAGTGAACTGtggaataattatttattttattttatccacacaggaagtgaacaaactgtCAGTACGGAAAAGCGGTAGGATTAACTTGACCAgtatgtcttccaaagcattttgactaCAACTCATACCGGGTgcaataaatgtaataacttaTGTAAACAAAATGGAGCATTCCTGTCTATTGTTGCAAGCGTGGTCTGTCTTGGTGCTACTGCTCTTGCAAGATTTTATGAAGCTAATCCCTTCCGTGACGCATGGATTTTACTGTTTGTGTATGCACATACTTTTCCCAGAGGCAGCCTGCtgtaccacaaaaaaaatgaaataattacagCTTCAATCTTGTTTCAAaggctttttttccctctccaaGCCAACACAATTTTGCTGGCCTCTGCTATGAAGATGACGAAAATCATATGGAGGCGTACATTCACTCTTTGCACACCACGCATGGCTCCATGCATGTGTTCTTCATTAAAGGGAATCGCATTCTCCTCACCTCCCGACTTGCCGCCACCGTTTCTATTCCCCAACGAGGCCAAGTGGAGCATAGGGAGCTTATACAAGAGCTAAGAGGAGGCAGATGTACGCCAAAGAACGCCATTAACACCGCATAGCTGGATGTCCAGTACAGTGTAAAGACTCACTATGCAGTAGGCCACCAGGGCTCCCTGCACGAAGCCCGCCAGGACATCGGTGGGGTGATGCTTGTGGTCGGAGACACGCGACAGGCCGGTGTAGAATGCCATCATCAGCAAGGTGAACTGGAGCAATGGGCGAAGGAGGCGGGCGCCACGCCACGTGAACCGGGACTGGATATAGAACTGCAGAGAGATGGATAATGAGTATTTGAAACTGGACAATATGCCTTCACAATACAGTAGACCAGTGGTCCCCAATTTTTTGGACATACTGAGTGGTTCGTGTCATGGGGCAAAATTACGCCATAACCTCACAAAGTATGACTTACATTGATCCCAACGAGCAGCAGGCGGCAAGACCAGACCACAGGGACCGTCTACAAATGGTGATCATTCAATAATTTAAATTCTGTGCAGTGTAGTGAAACTAAACCGGCATCCTACTCCTTATACTATTTAGCATTTAGTTTGGGAAATGGtgcttttacatgtttttaattgGGAATGACATTCAATAATTTCACTTCTGTGAAGTATTGTGCCACCGAAATCACCTTATTAAATGACATAAGACTGGCACACACGTTAGGGTTTTGCAGGAAATTCTTAAAAACAGGAGCTGATTTATAAAAACAGTAGAACAATCTTGCTGTAAATTGACTGCCATTTTTACCACAGATTAACTACAAACAGTCCTCTCATTCCTCTGTACCCGgcatacatacacacgcacacacacctgtgGTTGCGGTTCTAGGTCTAGTTCACTTCTGCTGTATTCTGCACTGCCTTCCTCACTCTGCACCTGCAACACTGCCATGTTTTTGCGGCCTGGGGAAGTCTAGACTGAATCAAAGGGGTCGTGGCCGAGCAGAAATGAAGAGTCCACATCGCTTCACACACTCTCAACTGCCTGTGACCTGCATAGACGGGCCTGTTTCATGCTTCTACCTCCCAGCTGTAAAAACATCAGCACTACACAGAAACACATGCTAGCGTACACACTTTTACATGAGGTTGCATGCAAGTCCTCCATGAGGTTCTGGGTCATGATCAGGACCACTGGTAATTTCTTACCAACATATTTCCACATACGCGCTAAGCAGTGAGGTCAGACGTCTTCTCATTTACATTCacccttcacttcctgtttctcacaCCCTAGAAGACCTCAGCCAAGGTCTACAAACCCAAAAGCCTGACGTCTTATAATCAGACATGCTAACAATATCTCACAGACGGCCGCAGCCAAGCGTAAAGAGCTCTTATAGGTGTGGACcccttaggaaaaaaaaatctcctgcGTGTTTCCTCTAGGACACTCTATCATTGTTACTTCTTCTCCGTTACGGAAAGGGAGGAAGGGGATCCCTCCCATCCCTTCCAAGTTTCTGGTGGGGCTGTTTAGATTGCAGACTTCCTGTGTGTTGGGTTCTCAGGTAGTGGGCGAAGACGGGCACAGCGGCAACATCCTAAACCTCTCAAGTGGTAGCAATGAGTTGTCGAGGTGATTTACGGGGGCACATGAAGGCTCGGCTGTAGCCCAAACAGGGATACGGTGATGTGGGAAAGTGTGTCAGACGACGGGGTGGAATTCTCAtaggaatgaatgaacacttacTGAACGAACATTTTATAATTATGCTCTTTTTGGAATCATTTCTTCGCTCCTTTGCCTGCTACCTGAGGCACCTGTGCCCATGCCCAAGTTTTCTCTTGAATCCTGATTTCAAAACCCCAGCTAAATAATGCTACTAATCAAATGCAACAGCAATTATGTAATCAAAAGGCCAGATGATGATACTTTTATATGGTTTGACAGTTACAAGAAACCTTCAGAGAGCAACCATAACCGCGATGTAGCCCATGATGAAAACTAATTTGACAGCCCTGAACTAAACACTTTTGACTTTTAGCTTGGTTGAGTTTGAATAATTATTGCTTCAAAATACAATAGATGAGAAGTGCCTTGACTGAGACCAGAATGCCATCCAGAACCACATCTACAGTATGCGGTGTTATGAAGCAACATTGTGGAATCACAGGGTAAGAATGCATCCTTAGACTGATGTGACCCGGGTGGTCTGATGTGAGTCgaaagacaacaaaaaagatTCCAACCCGTTCCTCCTGGATTGACAgactaaaatttaatttaaaaattaaaacaaaaaaaaagtgatgaaattATGAATGCCAAAATACCAGGCTGTAATGAAAAAAGGAATTGCTAGCTGTGGTTCAGACCACAAATATCATGCGCATGTTGTTTCTATTTGTCCAACAAATGTTTGGCTCTTTGATGGAAGGTTCTTATGGGAGGCCTAACCAGCAGACCTTTCCCACTAGAGAGGATTGGGTATAGAATTGTAGTGTGCACACATCACAAGACATCCCCCTGTGCCATCTCTGAAAGTTTCCGCTCCAACCACATCAGTCTTCCATGTTTTGCAAGAAATTGTTTCCAGGCTGTGTGTGGGAATGGGGGATGGATAGACCTTTGCGTGCTTGTAGATttgtagatttatttatttcaacattTCCATAGAAATATGCAAGATTATAGCCAGTGGCTAATTTCCATCTTTAATCCCTGATGGCTGCTTGATGTTAAGTATATTAACagtaatattttacataaaagAAGACAAGAAAGAAAGCAATAGGCATAAAACTTGACAACAATAAATCTGCTGAGATTAAGGCATATGAGTGCTTAAATGCATTTGTATTAAAGGATTGGAAGATGGGCATACTGGCTTCCTATGGCTATCTTGACCAGGAAAACAGCGGGAAAAGCCACCTGCAAGAATGATGGGTGCCCTGTTTTGTCAGGGTATCCAAGAtgagactgagggcaacaagGAAACGGAGCAGTGCCACAAgctggagactgtggagtaatAACACTGCAGCATCCAGACTAAAAAGAACAGGGTTTTTTGAGGTCATATGAGGAGATTAAGGGCAGTGGAGTTATatagtgtgtgtttatttttgtcatttttggtggTGGGCGTTTGTGTGTAATTTGGTGGAAGCGTTAAAATTCCTCCTGAGGGCTCAGACGCCCACCAACAGGTGGATTGTGAGAAGCAAGAGAAAGGGGGAAGGAAGTGCACTTGCAGCAGCTGCCCTGAAGAAAACAGGTGGGTTGTATCCATCCAGCCACCCTTCCCTCCAAGGACGATGTTTTGTTTCCTTCATAAGGGTGCCCCGCCTTAACTCCCACTTGTTGGCTACCATCAATCAAGCATGGTGGACCATTTTGTCCATGGAAGCCCCTCTGACATCACCCTAACTTCTGTTGATGTGACGTTTGAGTTACTTACCGCCAAGTACAGCATGGTGAACATGGAGAAAGAGGCGTGTCCGGAGAAGAAGGATTTCCTGTAGAAGAGAAAAATCATActcttactttactttaatacactttgtatatttagtatacgtatatactccatcatccttccatcatactcacaaacacacaccggATGTTCCAAGGAATGTATACACCCTTTAGCAGCTTATAActcaattgtttattttttctttgcagATTAAACCCATGGTTCATGGAAGAATATCATAACAAGACGACGAGAATGCCAAATCAATTAGATCCATTTCTTTTTTACCTCTGGATGCGTTATCACACTAACATTcactgattcattttctaccgcttatcttcacgagggtcgcgggggtgctggagcctatcccagctgtcttcgggcgagaggcggggtacaccctggactggtcaccagccaatcacagggcacatatagacaaacaatcattcacacacacatttatcacACTATcacatattggaaaaaaaatgacataaccaCCCAAATTCGAGATACCAATTGCGGCTTGTCAAGTAACAGAACCGGCACTTGTGTTCTGGGAACCAAACAATCACTGTGGTGGGTTATGAATTCCATGTATCCCTCCTGATGCCCGTGCGTTCCCACCCACCTGGCCTCTTGCACGTCGCTGTCCTTCCCGCTGCAGGTGTACTCTGTGACATAGCCCAGTGAGCAGTTGATGGCGGAGAAATCCGGTTTGCACACGTCCAGGAAGTGTGGTCTCATCCGACCTACCGACACCTTGGCGATGTCCGTGAAGGACTGGCTGATGGCGCAGCCAAAGATAAACACACCTATCTGCGAGACGACACGTGTATTGGTTAGAGAAAGTGCTGTAGTTTGGCGGGAAGAGAAAGTAGAGCGCTGACCTGTTTGTAGAAGGCTGCCACATAAGGATTCCCCACAAAGGACTTAGTCCCCTCGTGCAGCTGGTGAATCCTGTAGGACTCTCCGATCACAATCTACAAAGATAGGACTGGTTGATCTTTGAAGGAGGTGATGAAGATGAGCATGCAGTACTCATGCAAGGataggagacacacacacacacatatacacacacacataaagaatGAGCATGGCCTGCCTTTCCTTCAGGCAGTTTGGTTGTGATGACAGAATATTAACTAGTGGTGATGCTTTCATTAGGTCTTAAATGGAGATGAGAGgataaagaaaaagccaaagcgAGGTGAAGGAAGTAGGAAACCCCTCTGAGGTGTGGTTCCTAAAGAGACCATTCCATGTACAGTTAAATGCGGTACTGTTCTGCTCGGTGCCGTAGGGTCCAACAGGTTTTAAAAAGATCCTAGCATTAATACCTCTACCATGAATGGACTGGCTTTGATGTGATTTGAATGGTACTAATGGTCTTAGCTGGGGTGGACTAACCCCCCG is a window of Doryrhamphus excisus isolate RoL2022-K1 chromosome 5, RoL_Dexc_1.0, whole genome shotgun sequence DNA encoding:
- the plpp3 gene encoding phospholipid phosphatase 3 isoform X1; amino-acid sequence: MQKYMYEKAMAQETRNGGTSTLNNNGVDNSKRKLLIALDIFCLLLASLPFLIIETSTIKPYQRGFYCSDESIRFPQKEGDTISDAMLCGVGILIAIISIVIGESYRIHQLHEGTKSFVGNPYVAAFYKQIGVFIFGCAISQSFTDIAKVSVGRMRPHFLDVCKPDFSAINCSLGYVTEYTCSGKDSDVQEARKSFFSGHASFSMFTMLYLAFYIQSRFTWRGARLLRPLLQFTLLMMAFYTGLSRVSDHKHHPTDVLAGFVQGALVAYCIVFYVSDLFKPRVKAATPPPSPIKKELLPSSDIIERNNHHNMV
- the plpp3 gene encoding phospholipid phosphatase 3 isoform X2 — translated: MQKYMYEKAMAQETRNGGTSTLNNNGVDNSKRKLLIALDIFCLLLAMLPSLVLHRTSIRPYQRGFYCGDSSLKYPYKNSTVPSSVLTSVGLTLPTVSIVIGESYRIHQLHEGTKSFVGNPYVAAFYKQIGVFIFGCAISQSFTDIAKVSVGRMRPHFLDVCKPDFSAINCSLGYVTEYTCSGKDSDVQEARKSFFSGHASFSMFTMLYLAFYIQSRFTWRGARLLRPLLQFTLLMMAFYTGLSRVSDHKHHPTDVLAGFVQGALVAYCIVFYVSDLFKPRVKAATPPPSPIKKELLPSSDIIERNNHHNMV